The genomic stretch TATTGTTCTACCACCAACTACAACTTCATTACCCCAAACGGTATCTAAAATTACTTCTCTTTTAAAAACTTTACCTGGTTTAGAAGTTAGTAAAGAGAATAGCTCAAACTCTTTTCTAGGTAATAAAATCTTTTTACCAGCTTTATAAACTACATATTCTTCTCTATCAATAACTATATCGCCAATTTTAAAAGTCTCTTCGCTTTCTTTTTCAGATTTTAATCTTCTTAAAAGAGATTTCACCTTACTAACCAATACTTTGGGTTTAATAGGTTTTGTAATATAATCATCTGCGCCAGCTTCAAAACCTGCTACTTGAGAATAATCTTCTCCTCTTGCAGTTAAAAATGAGATGATAACATTTTCTAGCGAATTAATTTTTCTGATTTTTTCACAAGCCTCGATACCATCCATTTCTGGCATCATTATATCTAATAAAATTAAATGCGGTGTGTTTTTTTTAGCAGATTTTATTGCCTCTTGGCCATTATTTGCGGTAAAAACTTGATAGCCTTCATTTCTTAAATTATAACCAACTATTTCGATAATATCTGGTTCATCATCTACTAATAGTATTTTAATATCGCTTTTATTCATGATTTTAAATAAATATAAGTATCAAAAATAGTAATTATTATTATAGCAAAAGTATCCTTAACAAACATTTAATTTTAAAAAGATTATAGATAACGTTTACTTAACGATAAAATAAAATGTCTTTTTTTACTTCTTGATATTGAGTTTGTTAATGATTAGATAACAAATAAGAAATCTAAAAAGTTATATTTGTTTTTTGAAATCATAAATCCTATTCACATGAAAAAAAATTACATTATTACATTATTTTTAATGCTTTGTTTTGGGGCTTTGTCATACGGCCAAGGTTCTGAATCTTTTGCAAACTCAAACGCTACAGGTTCTTATGCAGATAATAGTTTTGTTGGTGATGGAGGAATAACCTGGACTTATGTTGCTTCTAGAAATGCAAATAATACTGCAGGTGTAACTTTACCAGCAGTTATGTTAAGAAGATCTAGTAGTGATAGTAAAATAACATCAAGTACTATATCTGGCGGTATTGGAAATTTTTCTGTGAAACTTTACAAAGGGTTTACGGGTGCTGGAAATAGACAAGTAGAATTATTTATAAATGGTGAATCTAAAGGAACATCAGTAGCTTTTGATGATTTTGATGAACACGTATTTTCTGTTTCTGGTATAAATGTTTCTGGAGATATAGTGATAGAAATTAAAAATATAACAGAAAAACAAGTTATTGTAGATGATATTTCTTGGACAGCTCCAAGTTCAGACCCAGCAATAAATACAATTGGTACAATATCTTTATTAGAATATTTTGAAGGAAATGGGCCGTCACCAGAAAAAGGAATTAATGTAGAAGGTACAAACCTAACATCAGACATTACCGTTACTGCTCCAACAAACTTTGAGGTTTCGGTTGATGCTACTGGTACATATTCGCAATCTATTGCTCTAGCACAAACTTCTGGTGAAGTTGCTTCTACACCAATTTATGTTCGTTTAAAAGAAGGTTTAGGTGAAGGTACATTTGCAGATAATATCACATTAAGTTCTGCGGGTGCAGAATCTGTTACAATTGCAGTTACAGGTGAGGTAAAAAATGCAGATCCTCAATTTACATATGCAGAATCTTTAAGTAAATTTAGTTATACACTAGAAGAAGGACCTTCTGATGTTCAAAACTTTTCTGTAGAAGGTCTGTTTTTAACAGATGATTTTATTATTGCTGCACCAGAAAATTTTGAAATTTCTTTTTCTCAAGATACAGATTTTGCTAGTTCTTTATCAATTACACCTGCTGACGGTAAAATTGAAGATATTATTTACATTCGTTTAAAAGCGGGTATTACAGTTCCTGGTAATTATCAAGGAGATGTAACTCTTTCTTCTGCAGGAGTAACAGCTGTTACTTTTAATGCTGAAGGAGTTGTATACGGAGAATTAACAAATAATATTATTATTTCAGGTGTTTTTGATGGTAGCTTAACTGGTGGAATTCCAAAAGGAGTTGAATTATATGTTTTAGAAGATGTTGCAGATTTAAGTTTATTCGGATTAAGCTCTGTTTCTAACGGAGGAGGTTCTACGGATGGAGACATAGAATTTAATTTTCCTTCTATAGCTGTTACTGCCGGAACTTTTATATATATTTCTTCAAGCGAAGCTGGATTTACAGATTTTTTTGGCAAGAATGCAGATTATATAACAGGTGTTGTAAATATTAATGGAGACGATTCGATTGAATTATATGAAAACGGAAAAATTATAGATGTTTTTGGTAACGTAAATAAAGATGGTTCTGGTGAAACTTGGGAGTATCTTGATGGTTGGGCTTATAGAAATTCTACTTCTAGCCCACAGGGAACTACTTTTACCGATACTAATTGGTCGTATAGTGGTGTAGATGGACTAGAAGGTGGTACAAATAATGCTACTGCAACAACTCCTTTTCCTATTGGTACTTTTCAACCTGCAACCGCAGCTGTTTCTAGAAATAGTATCGAAGGTTTTAAAACATTTCCAAACCCTGTTACAAATAAAGAGTTTACTGTATCAACAAATAATACAAGTGTAAAGCAAATTATAATTTTTAATGTTTTAGGTAAAAAAGTTTATGCTGCTAGTTTTTCTGGAGTAAAATCTACAATAAATGTTTCTGATATGAATGCAGGAGTTTATATTGTAAAGGTTACTGAAGATGGTAAGACAGCTACAAAAAAGTTGGTAATAAGATAATTACGAGTATACTTTTTAATATTAAGAAAGCTTCGATTTATTTCGGAGCTTTTTTTTTGACTATATTTAGAGGAGAAAAAGAAAAAGATGAATTTAAAATTAAAACTAAGTAATATCTTATTTTTAGATATAGAAACTGTGCCAGCAGAAAGTAATTGGCAAAATTTAACAACAACTACTCAAGAGTTATTTAAGAAAAAAACAAGTTATCAACGAAAAGAAGAAACTACAGCAGCAGAATTTTATGAACGTGCAGGAATTTGGGCCGAATTTGGCAAAATTATATGTATTTCTGTAGGTTATTT from Polaribacter marinaquae encodes the following:
- a CDS encoding T9SS type A sorting domain-containing protein, producing MKKNYIITLFLMLCFGALSYGQGSESFANSNATGSYADNSFVGDGGITWTYVASRNANNTAGVTLPAVMLRRSSSDSKITSSTISGGIGNFSVKLYKGFTGAGNRQVELFINGESKGTSVAFDDFDEHVFSVSGINVSGDIVIEIKNITEKQVIVDDISWTAPSSDPAINTIGTISLLEYFEGNGPSPEKGINVEGTNLTSDITVTAPTNFEVSVDATGTYSQSIALAQTSGEVASTPIYVRLKEGLGEGTFADNITLSSAGAESVTIAVTGEVKNADPQFTYAESLSKFSYTLEEGPSDVQNFSVEGLFLTDDFIIAAPENFEISFSQDTDFASSLSITPADGKIEDIIYIRLKAGITVPGNYQGDVTLSSAGVTAVTFNAEGVVYGELTNNIIISGVFDGSLTGGIPKGVELYVLEDVADLSLFGLSSVSNGGGSTDGDIEFNFPSIAVTAGTFIYISSSEAGFTDFFGKNADYITGVVNINGDDSIELYENGKIIDVFGNVNKDGSGETWEYLDGWAYRNSTSSPQGTTFTDTNWSYSGVDGLEGGTNNATATTPFPIGTFQPATAAVSRNSIEGFKTFPNPVTNKEFTVSTNNTSVKQIIIFNVLGKKVYAASFSGVKSTINVSDMNAGVYIVKVTEDGKTATKKLVIR
- a CDS encoding response regulator transcription factor, whose translation is MNKSDIKILLVDDEPDIIEIVGYNLRNEGYQVFTANNGQEAIKSAKKNTPHLILLDIMMPEMDGIEACEKIRKINSLENVIISFLTARGEDYSQVAGFEAGADDYITKPIKPKVLVSKVKSLLRRLKSEKESEETFKIGDIVIDREEYVVYKAGKKILLPRKEFELFSLLTSKPGKVFKREVILDTVWGNEVVVGGRTIDVHIRKLREKIGDDHFKTVKGVGYKFVLLEADK